A region from the Azospirillum thermophilum genome encodes:
- a CDS encoding bifunctional folylpolyglutamate synthase/dihydrofolate synthase, protein MTTDATATDGAAADGTVKPLKPADPVLDRLKALHPKVIDLSLDRVKRLLAALGNPERKLPPVVHVAGTNGKGSTIAFLRAMLEAAGHRVHVYTSPHLVRFNERIRLAGRLIDDGALAALLEEVEQANDGNPITFFEVTTAAAFLAFSRVPADVVLLETGLGGRLDATNVVDRPAVTAITRLSYDHQQFLGETLLEIANEKAGIFRRGVPAVLFPQPAAEAQGMLEKRARLKKVPIYPWSVTPTGDGFRFESGKRRLDLPRPALPGPHQIVNAGVAIACLDHLPLAVDDEAVRRGLATVEWPARLQRLVRGPLVGMLPPGWELWLDGGHNDSAGEALALQAIEWHAEDQDRPLLMIYGMLETKDPYGFLAPLGAFVTALRSVGIPGEPSSLPPEETTEAARICSIVDSAPADSVEAALADLIGARTAAGKGPARVLICGSLYLAGVILAGNG, encoded by the coding sequence ATGACGACCGATGCGACCGCGACCGATGGTGCCGCCGCCGACGGGACCGTGAAGCCCCTGAAGCCGGCGGATCCGGTGCTGGACCGGTTGAAGGCCCTCCATCCCAAGGTAATCGACCTGTCGCTGGACCGCGTGAAGCGGCTGCTGGCGGCGCTGGGCAATCCGGAGCGGAAACTGCCGCCGGTCGTCCATGTCGCCGGCACCAACGGCAAGGGCTCCACCATCGCCTTCCTGCGCGCGATGCTGGAGGCGGCGGGACACCGCGTCCACGTCTACACCTCGCCGCACCTCGTCCGCTTCAACGAGCGCATCCGGCTGGCCGGCCGGCTGATCGACGACGGGGCGCTGGCCGCCCTGCTGGAGGAGGTGGAGCAGGCCAACGACGGCAACCCCATCACCTTCTTCGAGGTGACCACCGCCGCCGCCTTCCTCGCCTTCTCCCGCGTGCCGGCCGACGTGGTCCTGCTGGAGACCGGGCTGGGCGGCCGGCTCGACGCCACCAACGTGGTGGACCGTCCGGCGGTGACCGCCATCACCCGCCTGTCCTACGATCACCAGCAGTTCCTCGGCGAGACGCTGCTGGAGATCGCCAACGAGAAGGCCGGCATCTTCCGCCGCGGCGTCCCGGCCGTGCTGTTCCCCCAGCCCGCCGCGGAAGCCCAGGGCATGCTGGAGAAGCGCGCCCGGCTGAAGAAGGTGCCGATCTATCCCTGGTCGGTAACCCCGACCGGCGACGGGTTCCGCTTCGAAAGCGGCAAGCGCAGGCTGGACCTGCCGCGCCCGGCCCTGCCGGGGCCGCACCAGATCGTCAATGCCGGCGTCGCCATCGCCTGCCTCGACCACCTGCCCCTGGCGGTGGACGACGAGGCGGTGCGCCGCGGGCTCGCCACGGTCGAATGGCCGGCGCGCCTGCAGCGGCTGGTCCGCGGCCCGCTGGTCGGGATGCTGCCGCCCGGCTGGGAGCTGTGGCTCGACGGCGGCCACAATGATTCCGCCGGCGAGGCGCTGGCCCTGCAGGCCATCGAGTGGCATGCCGAGGATCAGGACCGGCCGTTGCTGATGATCTACGGCATGCTGGAGACCAAGGACCCCTACGGCTTCCTCGCTCCGCTGGGCGCCTTCGTCACCGCGCTGCGGTCCGTCGGCATTCCCGGCGAGCCTTCCAGCCTGCCGCCGGAGGAAACCACCGAGGCGGCGCGCATCTGCTCGATCGTCGATTCCGCTCCGGCCGACAGTGTCGAGGCGGCGCTGGCCGATCTGATCGGGGCGCGCACCGCCGCCGGCAAGGGGCCGGCCCGCGTGCTGATCTGCGGTTCGCTGTATCTGGCCGGCGTGATCCTGGCCGGGAACGGCTGA